A region from the Stygiolobus caldivivus genome encodes:
- a CDS encoding acyl--CoA ligase, with amino-acid sequence MKEPLINTIHEFIRRAGKVNDDNEMIALMTKLNDSEIPGHFNWVKDIYEGIHLKEHPSKLALIWSDIDTGEEEEYSYAELHSKANKLLNFLRSRGVGKGKVVYVMTPVLPELWVAYLSLVKGGMVIIPTATNLTPYELKIRFSESRPDVLIADEKSAEKLDESIGHTSPLRVVVRGKRDGWIPYDEVEKESGEAEAELTTPDDPTFNFFTSGTTGLPKRVIHTATSYPVGHISTAAIIGLSGDDVHLNLSAPGWAKFAWSSFFAPLIVGATVVGINYAGKLDSNKYLDAVESYGVTSFCAPPTAWRQFILTDLNKRKFEKLRKVLSAGEPLNPEIIKVWRDKFKLTIRDFYGQTETTAMIGNLPYYDVVPGSFGKPFPMYDVRLVDDNGNEVTKPFEVGHIVIRLDKWRPIGLFKGYSDPSKNEAAFRGVYYYTGDKAYFDEKGYWYFVGRGDDVIKTSDYRVGPFEVESALIEHPAVAEAAVVGSPDPVRWQVIKAFIVLKPGYTPSEDLARDIYQHMRKLLSSYKVPRIIEFVDELPKTISGKIKRNELRKIEEERRKKGERGRYEYFV; translated from the coding sequence ATGAAAGAGCCCCTCATAAATACTATACACGAGTTCATCCGTAGAGCAGGTAAGGTCAACGACGATAATGAGATGATAGCACTAATGACAAAGTTAAACGACTCCGAGATACCCGGACACTTTAACTGGGTAAAGGATATATATGAGGGTATCCACCTGAAAGAGCACCCCTCAAAATTAGCCCTGATCTGGTCTGATATAGATACGGGAGAGGAAGAAGAGTACTCTTACGCGGAACTGCATAGTAAGGCTAACAAACTACTGAACTTCTTAAGGAGTAGGGGAGTGGGAAAAGGTAAGGTAGTCTACGTCATGACCCCTGTTTTACCAGAGTTATGGGTAGCCTATTTAAGCCTGGTCAAGGGTGGGATGGTAATAATACCCACCGCTACAAACCTTACCCCTTACGAGTTAAAGATCAGGTTTTCTGAATCAAGGCCCGATGTCCTGATCGCCGATGAAAAGAGTGCGGAAAAGTTGGACGAGTCAATAGGACATACCTCCCCCCTAAGGGTCGTGGTGAGGGGGAAGAGAGACGGCTGGATCCCCTACGACGAAGTAGAAAAGGAGAGCGGTGAAGCCGAAGCTGAATTAACTACACCTGACGACCCTACTTTTAATTTCTTTACTTCAGGGACTACGGGCCTCCCGAAAAGGGTGATACATACAGCTACATCCTATCCCGTAGGCCATATATCCACAGCGGCAATAATAGGGCTCTCGGGAGACGACGTACACCTGAACTTAAGTGCTCCGGGCTGGGCTAAGTTTGCGTGGAGCTCCTTTTTCGCACCGCTAATTGTAGGAGCGACCGTTGTAGGTATTAATTACGCTGGAAAGTTGGACAGCAATAAGTACTTGGACGCCGTAGAAAGTTATGGGGTAACTTCCTTCTGTGCCCCTCCTACTGCATGGAGACAGTTCATCCTAACAGACCTGAACAAAAGGAAGTTTGAAAAGTTGAGGAAAGTGCTTTCAGCTGGAGAGCCGTTAAACCCGGAGATAATTAAGGTATGGAGAGATAAGTTCAAGTTAACAATAAGGGACTTTTACGGACAGACGGAGACAACTGCTATGATAGGTAACCTGCCCTATTATGATGTAGTCCCGGGGTCCTTTGGAAAACCGTTCCCCATGTATGATGTGAGGTTAGTGGACGATAACGGGAATGAGGTTACGAAGCCCTTTGAGGTAGGGCATATAGTTATAAGGCTTGACAAATGGAGACCGATAGGACTATTTAAGGGGTATTCAGACCCGAGCAAAAACGAGGCTGCGTTTAGAGGGGTCTATTACTATACTGGAGATAAGGCATACTTTGACGAAAAGGGCTATTGGTATTTCGTAGGTAGGGGGGATGACGTGATAAAGACCTCAGACTATAGGGTCGGTCCCTTTGAGGTAGAAAGTGCTCTCATAGAGCACCCTGCAGTAGCTGAGGCTGCTGTAGTCGGGAGTCCCGACCCAGTAAGGTGGCAAGTGATCAAGGCGTTTATTGTCCTTAAGCCGGGTTACACGCCGAGTGAGGACTTAGCAAGGGACATATACCAGCATATGAGGAAATTGCTGTCCTCGTATAAGGTACCTAGGATAATCGAATTTGTGGACGAACTGCCTAAGACTATAAGCGGTAAAATTAAGAGGAATGAACTAAGGAAAATTGAAGAGGAGAGGAGGAAGAAGGGTGAAAGGGGGAGGTATGAGTACTTTGTGTAA
- a CDS encoding NAD(P)-dependent alcohol dehydrogenase, with translation MKSRAALLREIRKPLSIENIEVKEPKGEEVLVRVEGAGLCRTDLRIWKGLEARPSFRLPIVLGHENAGRVVQIGDKVNGIRVGDRVVVYATWGDLSCRYCREGKFSLCKNQVIPGQTTNGGFSEYLLVPSYRWLVKTSELNPLDAAPLADAGTTSMGAVRKALPFVYKFPLPIIIVNGIGGLAVYVIQILKALVNNAIIVGISRSERHRDLAVKLGADYAVTPNEAEKIVNKLSEGLGASVAIDLVGTEESTHRLGKMLAQEGGIIEVGLEGKNISLDTFDLVVWNKQLLGSNYGTLNDLEDVTRLAEMGKIKSVIVKRKLDEINEALKDLEAGNVEGREVIVP, from the coding sequence ATGAAGTCCAGAGCAGCTCTACTTAGAGAGATAAGAAAGCCCCTGAGCATAGAGAACATAGAAGTGAAAGAGCCCAAAGGGGAAGAAGTACTGGTCAGGGTTGAAGGCGCAGGGCTCTGCAGAACCGATTTACGTATTTGGAAAGGGCTTGAGGCTAGGCCTAGCTTTAGATTACCGATAGTCTTAGGTCATGAAAATGCAGGAAGAGTAGTTCAAATAGGCGATAAAGTAAACGGTATCAGGGTTGGAGATAGAGTTGTGGTATATGCCACATGGGGAGACCTTTCATGCAGGTATTGTAGGGAAGGAAAGTTCAGTTTATGTAAAAATCAAGTGATCCCGGGACAAACCACAAACGGAGGATTTTCAGAGTATTTACTCGTACCAAGTTACAGATGGTTGGTTAAAACTAGTGAATTGAACCCATTAGATGCAGCTCCTCTAGCAGATGCGGGAACCACGTCAATGGGGGCCGTAAGAAAAGCCCTTCCGTTTGTATATAAGTTTCCCTTACCAATTATAATAGTAAATGGAATAGGAGGACTTGCAGTTTATGTAATCCAGATTCTCAAAGCATTAGTAAATAACGCGATAATAGTGGGTATTTCGCGATCCGAAAGACATAGGGATTTGGCTGTAAAGTTAGGTGCAGATTACGCAGTAACTCCGAATGAAGCAGAAAAAATCGTTAATAAGCTAAGCGAAGGTCTAGGAGCGTCTGTAGCCATAGACCTTGTAGGGACTGAAGAAAGTACACACAGACTGGGGAAAATGCTTGCCCAAGAAGGGGGTATAATTGAAGTAGGCTTAGAAGGGAAAAACATATCTTTAGATACATTTGACCTAGTCGTATGGAATAAACAACTATTAGGCTCTAATTATGGGACACTAAATGACCTTGAAGACGTAACAAGACTGGCAGAAATGGGGAAAATAAAATCAGTTATAGTAAAAAGGAAATTAGATGAAATTAATGAAGCACTAAAGGATCTTGAGGCAGGAAACGTTGAAGGCAGAGAAGTAATAGTACCATAA
- a CDS encoding enolase C-terminal domain-like protein encodes MIRKVDPVLNILTVRRRSIKIEKVSVLKTKVITRESYPYAKPTDYYNLNSMSPFKSAFMDEICFISLDTDDGTRSVLETSKQVCDFVSGTLSTHLIGQELSNITMIWDLLYRYTLPIGRTGLALHAVSAVNLLMYDALAKSLGIPVYVLLGGKTRDKVKAYASHLHPSKELEDEARKYVEEGYTAMKMRFCCGPADPLAVDKNVELVKRIRDSVGYSVELAGDAWMSWNLIFSLKMMRRLEKYEMSWVEEPLLPDDFDGYKYLTKSTDTPVAAGEHHYHVYDFKRLLDSGVRILQPDSLWVGGITPMKRIVGIAEAYGAVVIPHTSNIYNLHFIISEPESIAPMAEYLTKYRWLEDEVENPPKPENGYFKLGEEEGFGIKYKFKVDNER; translated from the coding sequence ATGATACGTAAAGTAGACCCAGTTCTTAATATTCTTACTGTGAGGAGAAGAAGTATAAAGATCGAGAAAGTATCAGTTTTGAAAACTAAGGTGATCACTAGAGAAAGTTATCCGTATGCAAAGCCCACGGACTACTATAATTTAAATTCTATGTCGCCTTTTAAATCAGCCTTTATGGACGAGATATGCTTTATTAGTCTGGATACTGATGACGGTACTAGATCCGTTTTAGAAACTTCAAAGCAAGTCTGCGATTTTGTATCTGGAACTTTATCAACTCATCTTATAGGACAAGAACTGAGTAATATTACTATGATTTGGGATCTTTTATATCGCTACACTTTGCCTATTGGTAGAACAGGATTGGCTCTACACGCTGTAAGTGCCGTGAATCTACTCATGTATGACGCGTTAGCCAAATCCCTCGGTATACCAGTATATGTTCTTTTGGGAGGAAAAACCAGAGACAAGGTTAAGGCTTACGCGAGCCATCTACATCCTTCGAAGGAATTAGAAGATGAAGCGAGAAAATATGTTGAGGAAGGATATACTGCAATGAAGATGAGATTTTGTTGCGGTCCTGCAGATCCTTTAGCTGTAGATAAAAACGTCGAACTGGTGAAGAGGATTAGAGATTCTGTAGGTTATTCTGTAGAGTTAGCGGGTGATGCGTGGATGTCTTGGAACTTGATTTTCTCTCTGAAGATGATGAGGCGCTTAGAGAAATATGAGATGAGTTGGGTTGAGGAGCCTTTGTTACCTGATGATTTTGACGGTTATAAGTATTTGACCAAATCAACAGATACTCCCGTAGCTGCAGGAGAGCATCATTACCACGTTTATGACTTCAAGAGACTATTAGATTCAGGAGTGAGGATATTACAACCCGATTCCTTATGGGTAGGTGGCATAACTCCTATGAAGAGGATAGTGGGTATAGCCGAGGCGTATGGCGCAGTAGTAATCCCTCACACATCTAATATTTACAATCTTCACTTTATAATATCAGAGCCAGAAAGTATAGCACCGATGGCTGAATATCTTACTAAATATAGGTGGTTAGAGGATGAGGTAGAGAACCCGCCAAAACCTGAAAACGGATACTTTAAACTAGGGGAAGAAGAGGGATTCGGCATAAAATATAAATTTAAGGTAGATAATGAAAGGTAA